Proteins encoded by one window of Winogradskyella sp. PG-2:
- a CDS encoding DUF1697 domain-containing protein, which yields MKTYIALLRGINVGGHKKVPMAELSELLTKSGFESVRTYIQSGNVIFKCREIPLSKLANGIQKSIKVHFGFDVSVLVRTRDQINTIFDNCPFPEEKKVNSYFAMLSEIPDNDLVKEACEKTYENEEYKILNDCLYFYCANGYGKAKFSMNYFEKKLEVAATSRNYKTMVKLLALSEN from the coding sequence ATGAAAACATACATAGCACTCTTAAGAGGTATTAATGTGGGTGGGCATAAAAAAGTTCCTATGGCAGAACTTAGCGAATTGCTCACTAAATCAGGTTTTGAAAGCGTTAGGACATATATACAAAGTGGTAATGTGATTTTTAAATGCCGAGAAATTCCCTTGTCAAAATTAGCAAACGGAATTCAAAAATCGATAAAAGTTCATTTTGGTTTTGATGTATCTGTTTTAGTTAGAACAAGAGATCAGATCAATACAATTTTCGATAATTGCCCTTTTCCGGAAGAGAAAAAAGTAAATAGTTATTTTGCAATGTTAAGCGAAATTCCTGACAATGATTTAGTAAAGGAAGCTTGCGAGAAAACTTATGAAAATGAAGAATATAAAATTTTAAATGACTGTTTATATTTCTACTGCGCCAATGGTTATGGAAAAGCCAAGTTTAGCATGAACTACTTTGAAAAAAAACTAGAAGTTGCTGCAACATCGCGAAACTATAAAACTATGGTAAAACTACTTGCATTGTCTGAAAATTAA